GACGGGTCGCGAGTTCACGCGCGCGAGCCAGATCGCGACGGGCGTCGTCGACCCGGCCCGCCTGCATGGCCAGGAACGCCGACATCGCGTGGCCGTGTCCAGACGCGACCGCGGCCGGGCCGGCCTGCGTCGAACCGACGGTCGCGGCAATGGATTGGGCGACGTGGTGGTCCGCGGCGGCACGATTGGCGTTGTACCACTCGTAGACGGCGAGGGCGTGGTGGTCGGCGCTGACACCGGCGGCGTCATGGCTCGCGGTCCGAAGGGCCAGCGCGCGGGTACCCGCCGCGACGGCCTCGTCGAGCCGATCGATCAGGTAACACTCCCAGGCGAGCAGCTCCAACAGCTCGGCGTCGGCCGAATCGTCGCTGCCGCCCGCGGACAGTGCCATCCGGAAGAACTCCGCACTCTGCTGGTGTGCCCCTGACCTCGCGGCGACCCGGCCCGCCTCGGCCGCAGCGGCCCGCAGGCGCGTGTTGTCCCCCGCGCCGCGCGCGTGATGGACGATCACCGCGGGGTCCGCACCGACCGCATCGTAGGCGGCGATCATCCGCTGGTGCAGCGCCGGTTCGGCTCCCGGCGGGATCACCGTCTGCACCGCGTTGCGGCAGAGGTCGTGGCGGAAGGACACGCCGCGTGGGGTGCGCTGGATGAGGCGGGTCTCCCCGAGCCGCTGCAGTCCGGACGAGGGGATGGCCAGTTCGGCGATCACGGTCTCGCTGATCGCACCCGGCGCACAGGCGAGCAGGTTGAGTACCTCCCAACCCGACGAGTCCAGACCGACGGTGCGGGCGAGTACGGCGTCGCGTACCGAGGCGGGCAGATCGACACCGCGGTGGGCGAGCATCTGATCGACGAAGAAGGGATTCCCACCGGTGCGTCGATGCAGCTGCTGCGCATCCAGCGCCCGATCGCCGATCATCGACGCCACCCCGTCGACCGAGAGGGGCGACAGCGCAATGGATCGCGCGTTCTCGGTGCGCGCGATGTCGCCGAGCAACAGTCGTACCGGGTCCGCGTCGACGACGAACTCGCCCTCGCGTGCGGTGATGATCACCATCGTCGTACTGCGCCCGACCCGTCGCAGGAGGTGCCGTAACAGGTCGATGGTGCCCTGGTCCGACCAATGCGCATCGTCGATGACGAAAATTGTTGGCTGCGAGCTGAAGTCGTCCCAGACGGCGTCGAACATCTGGTAGGCGTGCTCGGCTTTGGTGAGCGCCTCCCGGGTCCGGGGGAGCAGATCCCGCGCGACGTCGTGCAGGGGCCCGAGGGGGCGTGGCGTGGCGAGTGGGTCGCAGACGCCCCAGAGCACTCGATCGTTGTCGGGCCGTTGCCGGGTGAACTCTTCGATCAGCGCGGTCTTCCCGGCGCCCGCCTCGCCGGTGATCATGACGAGATTGCCCTCGCCACCGTGCGCACGTGTCGCCAGGGCGGTCAGCGCCGCCAACTCGCCGTCACGTTCGATCAGGCCCACGCACAGACAATAGGCGCGGTCGTCTGGGCTGGACAAGACCACGAAAGATGGGTGACTCCTCCCGATGTGACGACGGATCCGGTGGCGGGACTCTGGGTGGGCATAATTCCTTCGACCAGGAGAATCCGATGAACACCACCCCCACGGACCCCACCATGAAGACCTTCGTCATCGAACGCGAGATGCCCGGCGCGGGAGCCCTCGACACCGCCGCGCTGGTGGAGATCTCGCGCACGTCGAACGCGACCGCGGCGACACTGGGTGTGCCGTATCGCTGGGTCACCAGTTACGCCGCCGGCGACAAGGTCTACTGCATCCACCAGACCGACAGCGAGTCGACGGTGCGGGAGCATTCGCGGAGAGCGGGCTTCCCGTGCACGACCGTCACCGAGGTGGGCACGGAGTTCGGCCCTCGGACAGCGGAGCTACTGCTGCCACGGTGATCCCGATGTCCACCAATCGGTGGACATCGTCATCCACCGGTACATCGGCCGGTCGGCGGAGTTCGTCTCGACCCGGATCCCGGGAAAGTCATTGGTGTCACCACGACCACACGGTCCACCCACACCAGCACCGACCCACCCGAGGAGAACCCGATGAACACCACCACCCGCCGCATCACCGCCACCACCGTCGGCCTCGCCGGGATCGCCGCGGCAGCCGGCATCGGCCTGCTGGGTGCGGGCGCCGCGAACGCCGGCACCATGCCGGTCACCCACCCGGGCGAGCCGTCGGTCGCGATGACGATCACCAACCACACCGACAAGGTCGAACACCTCATCAGCTCCGGCACCAGCGGCAACGGTGTGTGGGTCAACGGCCCCAAGCAGACCCTGGGACCCGGCGCCAGCGAGACGATCACCGCGGTCGCCCCACAGGGCAGCAAGCTCGCGGTCAACGTCGCCTACAAGATCGGCGTCGGCGGACCCACCGCGACCTATGAGGTCCTCAACTCGCAGTCCAACACCAATGTCGGCACCAGCGGGATCTCCGGTCCCGGAGCGTCGCACTACTGGATGGCCCACAACTTCAGCAGCCACTTCCCGGCGACGAATGTCGGCTTCGACCAGTGGTGAACGACCTGCGGTGAGTGGAGGACGCCCACCCACCATGCCGGCGCAGACCCGCGACGATCATCGTCGCGGGTCTTCGCGTGTGTCCGGGTGAGTGCTCACGGCGGTAACGATGTGCGCGACGTCGGGGATAGTCCGGGTAGGTGGCGTGTGTCGTGATCGAGTCTCTCGCGTGTCCTGGCGGCACCAAGGCGCGCCAACCGTGCAGATGACCACCCTGGGCGCCGGGCGCCCGACGATGCGGGTGTTGACCACAGAAGGGGTTTCGACATGAGGCACAGAAGGTTTCGCATCACGACCACAACAGCCGTCCTGGCCACCGCCGGCGCTGTCGGAGCGCTGGTGATCGGCGGGACCGGATTGTCGGGGCAGGCCGCCGCAGCGCCCAGCGCCGAGTATCCGCTGACAAACTGCATCGGACCGAGCCCCAATATCGTTGATCTGCCCTACAACCCGACACGGATCATCGTCTCCGACTACGCCGGGACCACTTGGCTGACGACCGAGTTCAGCAGCTTGTGGGGCTACCGGTCGGCGGTCCGTCTGGACCTGCAGAACCTGGCGACCGGAAAGCGGGTCACCAAGCTGTCGGACCGCGCGGTCTCCCCGCCCTACGTCGGTACCCATCAGATCTCGCTGCCGACGTCGCAGATCGGAAAGGGCAGGGTCAAGGCCACCCTGAGCTCGGTCAATCGGAATGCGCTGTGGGCGATCCCGGCGACGACCTGCAGCGGAGTGATCCAGGTCCGCTGACGGGCGGGCGGGCAGGATCTGCGGTACACCGACGAGTCGGCGGCATCGGTGCCGCCGCGTGTCGAGAACATCAGCGCCGGCTGAGACGATGGCCGCATGACGACAGAGCGGTTCGACGAGTTGATCGCGGCGGGCGCATCCGCGGACGTATCGGGGTGGGATTTCTCGTGGTTGGACGGACGCGCGTCTGAAGAACGGCCGCCCTGGGGATACGCACGTCGACTGGGCGAGCGACTTCGCTCGGCCTCGGCCTCAGTGGACATCCAGACCGGTGGCGGGGAAGTGCTCTCCGAGGCAACGGTTTTCCCGCCGACCGCCGTGGCCACCGAGTCGTGGCCACCGAATATCGCCCGCGCGACCGAACTGCTTCATCCTCGCGGTGTGGTTGTGGTGGCCGACCCCGATGAACCACCCCTGCCGTTCTCCGATGACGCATTCGATCTGGTCACCAGCCGACACCCCGCCACGATCTGGTGGGACGAGATCGTCCGCGTCCTCCGACCCGGCGGCACCTACTTCGGCCAGCACGTCGGCCCTGCCAGCGGGTTCGAGCTGATCGAGTTCTTTCTCGGACCACAGTCCGCAGCGCGCCGGCGTCGTCATCCCGATGACGAAGTGGCGGCCGCAACGGCCGCCGGCCTCGACGTCGTCGACGTGCAGACCGCGACCCTGCGAATCGAGATCCACGACATCGCGGCGGTGGTGTATCTGCTCCGCAAACTGATCTGGTGGGTGCCCGGATTCACCGTCGAGAAGTACCTCGACAGATTGCTCGACCTCCACACCCTGATCACCGACGGCGGACCATTCGTCACGCACTCGACCCGCCACCTCATCGACGCTCGCGCGCGGGGCTGAACCGGCGAGGCGTGTGCTCAGTCCCCCGCCTTCGTATTGATCCGCAACCGCCGACGCCGGATCCGCCCGGCCTCCGACCCGTAGCCCTGCCGGTCGGCCGCCTCGGCGAGCCGCCGGTCCAGCGGGGTCACCCAGTCACGGTCGACCGCGGCGTCGAGCGCGGTCAACCGTTCGCGGAGCGGCTCGTGCTGATCGTCGGGGCATTGCTCCATCAGCGTCTCCAGCAGGGCGCGCAACCGTCGCTGCACCTGGATGGAACTCCGACTGTAATGACGGATCTGATCGGTTGCGATGCCCACGTAGTCGCCCCAGGTGCGCCGGTAACCGCCGATCATCGTGAGGCTGTTGTCGTGTTCGTCGGCGCGGACCCGCGGCCCGAGCAACAGCAGCAGATCCTCGGAGTGATCAAGCGCCTGGACCGCCCGGCTCGGGTCGTTGATGGCCGGCGACAGCGCCTTGAGCGCCACATCCGAGATCGCCTGCAGCGCTGCCGCGGGGCTCACCGACGGGCGATGCGTGTCGCCGAACAGCAGGCACGTCAGGAGTTGGTGTGTGCGGACGTCCCGATGGTCGCCGATGATCTCGAAGACGCCGGCGTTGTGCGGCACATAGTCACCGATACCGACGAGCAGATCGACGCGGACGTTCCACCGGATCGCCAGGCGCTGGATGCGCACGAGGTCGATGGCCAGCAGCACTCGCCCCCTGGTCGGGGTGTCGCGCAACGTCACGACCAGGCTCACCGGCCGCTGATCCTCGTCCACCTCTCCGCCGTGGACCGGGAACGACGTTCGGCTCTCCGGCATGACGTCGGGGTACAGGCGGTAGACCGCCGCCCGACCTTCGGATTCGATCCAGCGCAGCAATTGTGACGAGTTCAGGATGCTCCCGACCTTGCCGACCAGCACGATGAACATGAACGTGCTGACAAGGGTGAGGAAGATGGCGATCGTCGTCGAGATGACCGGCGCGACTTCTTCATCGGCGACGGTCGCGAGGTCGACGGCGACAATCACGGTGAACGCGAAGGTGGACAGGAACAGACCGATCGAGGCCCGCATCACCCCGTCCTGCTGCAGCATCGGGATCACCCGGATCGAGATCTGCGAGGCGCCGAACTGCATGGCGAGGGTCACCGCGGTGAACACCAGGCCGGTGAGCGTGGCCATCGCTCCAGCGATGACGCCGAGCAACGTCGCGGTGGTGCCGGCGTCGAGTTCGTAGGTGCCGAAATTGTCATCCAGTCCGACGGCGACGAGTCCCGCGATGATGGCCACCGTCACCATCACCGTGGGCAGACGCCACGGCGGGTCGCGGCGGAGTTCGCGCCGGGTGCGACGCCACCGCAGCGCTGCCGCAATGCGATTGGGTGCGCTCGGCGCCGGCACGGCCCCGTGGTCGACCATGGCGACCGCGGGCAGCGCGGCGGCGGTCGCAGTCGGTTCGGGCACACCGAACCGTCCGGCCACCGCCTCCTGGACCACGATCTTCCAGCGCACCACCGGTTCCCGGTACCGCTGCTCGCGGCGGATCGACTTGGCCATCTTGCCCGGCCGCTTCGTGTACCGCCATCGCGCCCACGGGGAGCGCGGTCGCGCGATCCGGATGGCGCCGAAGAACAGAAGCGGGGTGATGAACAACCCGATGAGTCCGGTCCACAGTTTGCCCTTCAGCAAGGTGATGATCGCGAGGGACACGACGATCACCAGCAGCACCAGGACCACCACCCGGGTGGTGTTGTCGCCGGCCTCCCGGTATTCGGTGACCTCGCCGAACCCGATCGGCCGCAAGCCCATCAGGAACAGCAGGCCGACTCCGATCGCGACGAACACCGCGTCGATCGAGGACCGGCCCTCTTCTTCCCAGTACACGTCCCGCAGGTGCAGGATCAGCGCGAACTCGTCGAGCACGAGGGCGCAGCCGATACCGAACAACGACGCCAGAACACAATTCGCGATCGGCGTCTCGAAGGTCGCCAGGGCCACGAAGGAGAACCCGGAGATGAGCATGAGCAGCACACCGAAGAACTCGTGGTGCATGTGCACACCGCCGGGAGTCACGTTGCCCGGCCACCAACTGACCTCGGCGCGGATCATCCGCACGCTGAAGCGGATGAACAAGAACGTCAGCACGAACGCGACGAGCAGGAAGAACAGCGGAAGCCGACCTGTGTCGACGATCGTCTGATCGAACCATCGCGCCATGGTGCGACCCTACTGCGCTGCGAGTTCTGCCGTCACGGACTCCGCGGTGGCCCTATCCTGAGCCGGTGGATGCCCTGGTGACCGTGGTGGTGGTCGACGATCACCCGTTCTTCCGAGACGGTGTTTCACGTGGCCTCACCCAGAGTGGCCGCGTCCGGGTCGTCGGCGAGGCCGGCGACGGTGCCGAAGGGCTCGAGGTGATCCGCCGCGAACAGCCCGACGTCGCTGTCGTCGACTATCAGATGCCGGGAATGACCGGTGTCGATGTGGCACATGCGGTGGCCCGGGACGGGTTGCCCACCAAGGTGCTGCTGCTGTCTGCCGTCACCGACGGCCCGATCGTCTTCCGCGCGCTGGAGGAAGGGGCGTCGGGCTATCTGTCCAAGGACGCCGATCGGGACG
This sequence is a window from Gordonia insulae. Protein-coding genes within it:
- a CDS encoding ATP-binding protein — encoded protein: MGLIERDGELAALTALATRAHGGEGNLVMITGEAGAGKTALIEEFTRQRPDNDRVLWGVCDPLATPRPLGPLHDVARDLLPRTREALTKAEHAYQMFDAVWDDFSSQPTIFVIDDAHWSDQGTIDLLRHLLRRVGRSTTMVIITAREGEFVVDADPVRLLLGDIARTENARSIALSPLSVDGVASMIGDRALDAQQLHRRTGGNPFFVDQMLAHRGVDLPASVRDAVLARTVGLDSSGWEVLNLLACAPGAISETVIAELAIPSSGLQRLGETRLIQRTPRGVSFRHDLCRNAVQTVIPPGAEPALHQRMIAAYDAVGADPAVIVHHARGAGDNTRLRAAAAEAGRVAARSGAHQQSAEFFRMALSAGGSDDSADAELLELLAWECYLIDRLDEAVAAGTRALALRTASHDAAGVSADHHALAVYEWYNANRAAADHHVAQSIAATVGSTQAGPAAVASGHGHAMSAFLAMQAGRVDDARRDLARARELATRLDSPELAARVDIIAGCCDVMDGTPAGRQAVLERLAHAPAHLDEIYSSGYSNLTYLDVEQRRIVEATDLLATGIGMTVERDLPVCRAWQVGSRGRLGLIRGDWVGAKADCAEVLDSGSAPLTKIWPLLVSGLVALRSTGGGADDLERAWDLVERYGEPLRLMPAASALVERSWLTGVADPRTDTFVRLLVDTDAAGLEWSRGDLAVWLRRTAVGFPADAVAERLAEPYRQQLAGDIAGAAESFDGLGITYEGALASVESGNPDRIARGLAALDRLGAHLVADKLRRDLRATGVAAVPSRRRRASMAHPAGLTPRQAEVLALMCDGLTNAELAQRLFLSEKTVDHHVSAILSRLEVAGRREAVRRARALGVVD
- a CDS encoding DUF4242 domain-containing protein — protein: MNTTPTDPTMKTFVIEREMPGAGALDTAALVEISRTSNATAATLGVPYRWVTSYAAGDKVYCIHQTDSESTVREHSRRAGFPCTTVTEVGTEFGPRTAELLLPR
- a CDS encoding class I SAM-dependent methyltransferase — protein: MTTERFDELIAAGASADVSGWDFSWLDGRASEERPPWGYARRLGERLRSASASVDIQTGGGEVLSEATVFPPTAVATESWPPNIARATELLHPRGVVVVADPDEPPLPFSDDAFDLVTSRHPATIWWDEIVRVLRPGGTYFGQHVGPASGFELIEFFLGPQSAARRRRHPDDEVAAATAAGLDVVDVQTATLRIEIHDIAAVVYLLRKLIWWVPGFTVEKYLDRLLDLHTLITDGGPFVTHSTRHLIDARARG
- a CDS encoding DUF2254 domain-containing protein, coding for MARWFDQTIVDTGRLPLFFLLVAFVLTFLFIRFSVRMIRAEVSWWPGNVTPGGVHMHHEFFGVLLMLISGFSFVALATFETPIANCVLASLFGIGCALVLDEFALILHLRDVYWEEEGRSSIDAVFVAIGVGLLFLMGLRPIGFGEVTEYREAGDNTTRVVVLVLLVIVVSLAIITLLKGKLWTGLIGLFITPLLFFGAIRIARPRSPWARWRYTKRPGKMAKSIRREQRYREPVVRWKIVVQEAVAGRFGVPEPTATAAALPAVAMVDHGAVPAPSAPNRIAAALRWRRTRRELRRDPPWRLPTVMVTVAIIAGLVAVGLDDNFGTYELDAGTTATLLGVIAGAMATLTGLVFTAVTLAMQFGASQISIRVIPMLQQDGVMRASIGLFLSTFAFTVIVAVDLATVADEEVAPVISTTIAIFLTLVSTFMFIVLVGKVGSILNSSQLLRWIESEGRAAVYRLYPDVMPESRTSFPVHGGEVDEDQRPVSLVVTLRDTPTRGRVLLAIDLVRIQRLAIRWNVRVDLLVGIGDYVPHNAGVFEIIGDHRDVRTHQLLTCLLFGDTHRPSVSPAAALQAISDVALKALSPAINDPSRAVQALDHSEDLLLLLGPRVRADEHDNSLTMIGGYRRTWGDYVGIATDQIRHYSRSSIQVQRRLRALLETLMEQCPDDQHEPLRERLTALDAAVDRDWVTPLDRRLAEAADRQGYGSEAGRIRRRRLRINTKAGD
- a CDS encoding response regulator, coding for MDALVTVVVVDDHPFFRDGVSRGLTQSGRVRVVGEAGDGAEGLEVIRREQPDVAVVDYQMPGMTGVDVAHAVARDGLPTKVLLLSAVTDGPIVFRALEEGASGYLSKDADRDEIVGAVTRVAKGETVVPPELAAGLVGEIRVRSQSDAPALSERERQVLTGFARGQSIPQVAAELYIGASTVKTHTQRLYEKLGVSDRAAAVAEAMRRGLLE